The Humulus lupulus chromosome 3, drHumLupu1.1, whole genome shotgun sequence genome window below encodes:
- the LOC133823265 gene encoding G2/mitotic-specific cyclin S13-7-like: MASRVVIPQQARGEAVVGGGENKLHKKNAAAHDGRNRRALGDIGNMVPTTARGVEGKPSRPMTRSFHAQLVANAEAARAAEKNKKQILFPDAGRRVDAPKANNNQKIVNVKPRPVEVIDLSSDSEEVKKKQDKPLNKKKEVEVEGGALRKKAPTLTSVLTARSKAACGMANKSKAQIVDIDAADADNELAAVEYIEDMYKFYKLVENESRPHDYIDSQPEINEQMRAILMDWLVEVHTKFELSPETFYLTINIIDRFLALKTISRRELQLVGISAMLTASKYEEIWAPEVNDFVCLSDRAYTHEQILRMEKIILGKLEWTLTVPTPYVFLVRFIKASFPGDKQLEHMVYFLAELGMMHYATIMYCPSMIAASAVYAARCTLNMGPVWNDTLKLHTGFTEPQLIDCAKHLTNLHLMAEKAKLRGIYRKYMSSERGSVALLTPAKALLPIPCHDDATAASL, encoded by the exons atggctTCAAGAGTAGTTATTCCTCAACAAGCAAGAG GTGAGGCAGTTGTCGGTGGTGGAGAAAACAAGCTGCACAAGAAGAACGCAGCCGCCCATGATGGGAGAAATCGCAGGGCCCTTGGTGATATTGGGAATATGGTACCTACTACTGCTAGAGGAGTTGAAGGCAAACCCAGTCGCCCAATGACAAG GAGTTTCCATGCGCAATTAGTCGCTAACGCTGAAGCCGCAAGAGCTGCTGAGAAGAACAAG AAACAGATTTTGTTTCCTGATGCAGGCAGAAGAGTTGATGCACCAAAGGCCAACAACAATCAAAAGATTGTTAATGTTAAGCCTAGGCCCGTAGAGGTCATCGATCTATCCTCAGACTCAGAGGAGGTCAAGAAGAAGCAAGATAAGCCTTTGAACAAGAAAAAGGAAGTAGAAGTTGAGGGAGGGGCCTTGAGAAAGAAAGCACCAACTCTTACTTCAGTCCTTACTGCTAGAAGCAAG GCTGCTTGTGGTATGGCTAACAAGTCCAAGGCCCAGATAGTTGACATCGATGCAGCGGATGCAGACAACGAGCTGGCTGCAGTTGAATATATTGAAGACATGTACAAGTTCTATAAGCTAGTTGAG AACGAGAGCCGCCCTCATGACTATATTGATTCACAGCCAGAGATCAATGAACAGATGAGAGCTATACTAATGGATTGGTTGGTAGAAGTTCATACTAAGTTTGAACTCTCCCCCGAGACTTTTTACTTGACTATCAATATAATCGATCGGTTCCTGGCCCTAAAAACCATATCAAGGAGGGAATTACAGTTGGTGGGCATTAGTGCCATGCTAACTGCCTCAAAATATGAAGAAATCTGGGCTCCTGAG GTCAACGATTTCGTATGCCTTTCAGACAGAGCTTACACTCATGAGCAGATACTAAGAATGGAGAAAATCATTCTGGGCAAGTTAGAGTGGACCCTGACTGTTCCAACACCTTATGTTTTCCTCGTTCGTTTCATCAAGGCATCTTTCCCTGGTGACAAACAA TTGGAGCATATGGTTTACTTTCTAGCTGAGCTTGGTATGATGCATTATGCAACCATAATGTATTGCCCATCAATGATAGCTGCCTCGGCAGTTTATGCTGCTCGATGCACCCTCAACATGGGCCCTGTTTGGAATGACACACTAAAGCTCCACACTGGTTTTACAGAGCCACAGCTCAT AGACTGTGCCAAACATTTGACCAACTTGCATTTAATGGCTGAGAAAGCTAAGCTTCGGGGTATCTACAGGAAGTACATGTCTTCAGAACGAGGGTCAGTTGCTCTGCTGACACCGGCTAAAGCTCTGCTGCCTATTCCTTGCCATGATGATGCCACCGCTGCATCTCTGTGA